One part of the Desulfovibrio sp. genome encodes these proteins:
- a CDS encoding methyl-accepting chemotaxis protein — translation MKLSTKLITLSAVLSSFSVIIGILSMLGMSSMNEEAQDLSQNWLPAIKVVGELNGLVNEYRRNELVHILSDDEALTKEYENRLRKTESDIKQKIKEYEPMISEPEEKAVFPLFLAAWNSYIENHKIVEMLSRENKTEEATKKVLGGAREQYLSALKHLATIIEVNNKGSKQSAIDVENAYNKGKLLNICLIIFSLSAAVIISAIIIKGVLKQLGDDPGYLHAVANEIASGNLDVQFKPVKGDGGVYGVIIKMVDKLKEEIALAETKSQQAEQEALAAREAKAMADEATKKAEKAKAEGMFHAATQLEHVVEVVSSASESLSAQIVQSSRGADEQSNRVHETATAMEEMNATVLEVARNAQQAASASNQTKQQASEGSGILNEAVRSIEAVRTQSLSIMEDMSQLGKQAEGIGQVLDVIADIADQTNLLALNAAIEAARAGEAGRGFAVVADEVRKLAEKTMTATQEVGKAITEIQHGTRKNIDNVEHVAASIENATLLSVKSGESLTQILAFVDQVNDQVRSIATASEQQSAASDEINQSVEQVATISAETAQAMGHATNAVAELMQQAQVLKKLILEMKNQGAAA, via the coding sequence ATGAAGCTGTCAACAAAGCTGATTACCTTGTCAGCAGTTCTTTCATCTTTTTCTGTAATAATTGGAATTCTGTCCATGCTTGGCATGTCGAGCATGAATGAAGAAGCTCAGGATCTTTCCCAAAACTGGCTCCCGGCAATAAAAGTAGTTGGCGAGCTTAACGGGCTTGTGAATGAATACAGACGCAATGAGCTGGTTCATATCCTTTCAGATGACGAAGCGCTGACAAAAGAATATGAAAACAGGCTTCGCAAGACAGAATCTGACATCAAACAAAAGATAAAAGAATATGAACCAATGATAAGCGAACCGGAAGAAAAAGCGGTCTTTCCGCTGTTTCTTGCTGCATGGAACAGCTACATTGAAAACCATAAAATAGTAGAAATGCTTTCGCGGGAAAACAAAACTGAAGAAGCGACAAAAAAGGTACTTGGCGGGGCCCGCGAACAGTATCTGAGTGCCCTCAAGCACCTTGCAACAATTATTGAGGTTAACAACAAGGGCAGCAAGCAGTCTGCAATTGATGTAGAAAATGCATACAATAAGGGAAAACTGCTTAACATCTGCCTTATCATTTTTTCACTTTCCGCTGCCGTCATCATTTCTGCGATTATCATCAAGGGTGTATTGAAGCAGCTGGGAGATGACCCCGGCTATCTGCACGCTGTTGCAAACGAGATTGCATCGGGTAATCTGGATGTTCAGTTCAAGCCCGTTAAGGGTGATGGCGGCGTTTACGGCGTCATTATCAAGATGGTCGACAAACTGAAGGAAGAAATAGCGCTGGCAGAAACCAAATCACAGCAGGCAGAGCAGGAAGCGCTGGCCGCACGCGAGGCCAAAGCCATGGCCGACGAGGCCACCAAGAAGGCAGAGAAGGCCAAGGCCGAGGGCATGTTCCATGCCGCAACACAGCTTGAACACGTTGTGGAAGTTGTTTCTTCCGCGTCTGAATCGCTTTCTGCCCAGATTGTTCAGTCCAGCCGTGGCGCAGACGAGCAGTCGAACCGGGTGCACGAAACCGCCACCGCCATGGAAGAAATGAACGCCACGGTGCTTGAGGTGGCGCGCAATGCCCAGCAGGCGGCTTCGGCCTCAAATCAGACCAAGCAGCAGGCATCTGAAGGTTCGGGCATTCTCAATGAGGCTGTAAGGAGCATTGAAGCGGTGCGAACCCAGTCTCTGTCGATCATGGAAGACATGTCACAACTGGGCAAACAGGCCGAGGGCATTGGACAGGTGCTTGACGTTATTGCCGATATTGCAGACCAGACCAACCTGCTGGCCCTTAACGCCGCCATTGAAGCAGCCCGCGCGGGTGAGGCCGGACGCGGTTTTGCCGTTGTGGCCGATGAAGTGAGAAAACTGGCGGAAAAAACCATGACCGCCACGCAGGAAGTGGGCAAAGCCATTACCGAAATTCAGCATGGTACGCGCAAAAACATTGATAATGTGGAGCACGTGGCGGCATCCATTGAAAACGCCACCCTGCTTTCGGTCAAGTCGGGCGAGTCGCTCACCCAGATATTGGCCTTTGTTGATCAGGTCAACGATCAGGTGCGCTCCATTGCCACGGCCAGTGAGCAGCAGTCTGCCGCCAGTGATGAAATCAACCAGTCTGTCGAGCAGGTTGCCACCATCTCCGCCGAGACAGCTCAGGCCATGGGGCATGCCACAAATGCCGTTGCCGAATTGATGCAGCAGGCGCAGGTGCTTAAAAAGCTTATTCTCGAAATGAAAAACCAGGGCGCGGCAGCCTAG
- a CDS encoding DMT family transporter gives MQQTASVSYAGPIAAIVSTVLWGGAYVAMKFALECFHPMIMIFLLLVVSSATFLALLPSMWAKQRYTKGDWRIFLVLVICEPCLYFAFEGYALNYTSASQAGMLSATLPIFVGAFGYFLLKEKIGLVAWIGCVIAIVGAVWLSVGSVADEHAPNPLLGNTLQISAMVFAALYAICVRRLSRGYTPMFITAVQAWAGVVFFFPTLFLPGMGMPQDGATALAWASIVYLGLGVSVGAYSLYGFSISRMPAARASMFMNLIPVFTLIFSMIILGERLAPSQYMASALVLGGVIISQRR, from the coding sequence ATGCAACAAACAGCTTCTGTCAGCTATGCTGGCCCAATCGCAGCCATTGTTTCTACTGTTTTGTGGGGTGGGGCATACGTGGCAATGAAATTTGCCCTTGAGTGTTTTCACCCCATGATAATGATATTTTTGCTGCTGGTGGTATCTTCTGCCACCTTTCTTGCCCTGTTGCCCTCCATGTGGGCAAAACAGCGGTACACAAAGGGTGACTGGCGCATCTTTCTTGTTCTTGTGATCTGCGAACCCTGTCTTTACTTTGCTTTTGAGGGCTATGCGCTCAACTACACCTCTGCCTCGCAGGCAGGCATGCTCAGCGCCACCTTGCCCATATTTGTAGGGGCATTTGGGTATTTTCTGCTCAAGGAAAAGATAGGTCTTGTGGCCTGGATTGGCTGCGTAATTGCCATAGTGGGCGCGGTGTGGCTGAGCGTGGGATCCGTGGCCGACGAACATGCGCCAAACCCACTGCTAGGCAACACTCTGCAGATATCTGCCATGGTTTTTGCGGCACTGTACGCCATTTGTGTGCGGCGGCTTTCGCGCGGGTATACGCCCATGTTCATCACCGCGGTGCAGGCCTGGGCAGGGGTTGTTTTTTTCTTTCCCACGCTGTTTTTGCCCGGCATGGGTATGCCGCAGGACGGGGCCACCGCGCTGGCCTGGGCAAGCATTGTTTACCTTGGGCTTGGGGTCTCTGTGGGCGCGTATTCGCTTTACGGGTTCAGCATCAGCCGCATGCCCGCTGCCAGAGCCAGCATGTTCATGAATCTCATACCCGTTTTCACACTCATATTTAGCATGATCATACTTGGCGAGCGCCTTGCGCCCTCGCAATACATGGCCTCAGCCCTGGTGCTGGGGGGCGTGATTATAAGCCAGCGTCGCTGA
- a CDS encoding heme-binding protein: MRRIIPFFLVLLLFAFNVHAAPPAKQLPGDLTLAEAQTVLNAALAHSVKQGIPMNIAVVDAGGNLKAFAREDGAFIGSIDIAQKKAITARYFNMSTADLGAAAQPGKELYGIEVTNRGLVIFGGGELLIRNGVIVGAIGVSGGSVAEDTAVSKAGAAALK, encoded by the coding sequence GTGCGTCGCATCATACCGTTTTTTCTGGTTCTTCTGTTGTTCGCCTTCAACGTCCACGCGGCTCCACCTGCCAAGCAGCTTCCCGGTGATCTTACGCTGGCCGAAGCCCAGACCGTGCTCAACGCAGCCCTCGCCCACTCGGTAAAACAGGGCATACCCATGAATATCGCCGTTGTTGATGCCGGGGGCAACCTCAAGGCATTTGCCCGTGAGGACGGGGCATTTATTGGCAGCATAGACATTGCACAAAAAAAGGCCATAACGGCCCGCTATTTCAACATGTCTACGGCAGATCTTGGTGCTGCCGCCCAGCCGGGCAAGGAACTTTACGGCATTGAAGTTACCAACCGGGGTCTGGTTATCTTTGGCGGCGGCGAACTGCTGATCCGCAACGGCGTTATTGTTGGCGCTATTGGCGTGAGCGGCGGCAGCGTGGCTGAAGATACCGCCGTTTCAAAGGCTGGCGCTGCGGCGTTAAAGTAA
- a CDS encoding NAD(P)-dependent oxidoreductase: protein MEFGFIGVGAMGGPLARNLIRAGKNVHVYNRSAAGRDKTLAAGASGIAAMSMADMTSCKVVFTCLALPEHLAEKALGPDGLYAHMQPGTVHVELSTIDSQTAFTLAEAAGKQGVAYIQCTLGKTPAHAERGEAPLFVGGDQQAIAALGDVWPLLGVFNNVGTVEAACAVKLVSNLVGMANLAVLSEGLRIGEAAGVEKKLLLRLLGETGAHSFQLDARGKNMAEGEYAPPRFTLDLALKDLRLGCGMAHALNVDVALLDMVFARFGRGSAAGLGNRDCAAVHEV, encoded by the coding sequence ATGGAATTTGGCTTTATCGGCGTGGGTGCCATGGGCGGCCCGCTGGCCCGGAATCTTATTCGTGCGGGCAAAAACGTGCACGTTTACAACCGCAGTGCTGCGGGCAGGGATAAAACCCTGGCAGCCGGTGCAAGCGGCATCGCCGCCATGAGCATGGCCGACATGACCTCGTGCAAAGTGGTTTTTACCTGCCTGGCCCTGCCGGAACACCTTGCGGAAAAGGCTCTTGGTCCGGATGGCCTGTATGCCCACATGCAGCCCGGAACAGTGCACGTGGAGCTTTCAACCATCGATTCGCAAACGGCCTTTACGCTTGCCGAGGCTGCAGGCAAACAGGGCGTTGCCTACATTCAGTGCACCCTTGGCAAAACACCCGCCCATGCGGAACGTGGCGAAGCCCCGCTGTTTGTGGGTGGCGACCAGCAGGCCATTGCAGCGCTGGGTGATGTGTGGCCCCTCCTTGGGGTGTTCAACAATGTTGGTACGGTAGAGGCGGCCTGCGCGGTAAAGCTGGTCAGCAACCTTGTGGGCATGGCCAACCTGGCCGTGCTGAGCGAGGGGCTGCGCATCGGCGAAGCCGCCGGGGTGGAAAAAAAACTGCTGCTGCGCCTGTTGGGCGAAACCGGTGCCCACAGCTTTCAGCTTGACGCACGTGGAAAAAACATGGCCGAGGGCGAATATGCTCCACCGCGTTTTACGCTGGATCTTGCCCTCAAGGATCTGCGGCTGGGCTGTGGTATGGCCCATGCCCTGAACGTGGATGTGGCGCTGCTGGATATGGTTTTTGCGCGCTTTGGCCGAGGCTCTGCCGCCGGTCTTGGCAACAGGGATTGCGCAGCCGTACACGAAGTGTAA
- a CDS encoding DUF4125 family protein, with product MQENTSREAVLAEIVERELAMFLATNNEGGVSVCQTRPETFRAMRKMSHSAHDEALLVSYLDDLRQAELHGRNFMVEKYARMDDRLPPLSTSPLLDQIADAEEAFLQDAQRRYPHVIKSNGQGMFRRYLRCELETLSSRTLELYAVQVSRAQHEGRNLVVERHDYLMRLLGKGGIDACNTAGDATGSAADMGKKQEH from the coding sequence ATGCAGGAGAACACGAGCCGTGAGGCAGTGCTTGCAGAAATTGTGGAGCGCGAGCTGGCCATGTTTTTGGCCACCAATAATGAGGGCGGCGTTTCTGTCTGCCAGACACGCCCCGAGACCTTTCGCGCCATGCGCAAAATGTCCCATTCCGCCCACGATGAAGCGCTGCTGGTTTCATATCTGGACGATCTGCGACAGGCAGAGCTACACGGGCGCAATTTTATGGTTGAAAAATATGCCCGTATGGACGACCGGCTGCCGCCCCTGAGCACAAGCCCTCTACTTGACCAGATTGCCGATGCGGAAGAGGCCTTTTTGCAGGATGCCCAGCGGCGTTACCCCCATGTCATCAAAAGCAACGGGCAGGGCATGTTCCGGCGCTATCTGCGGTGCGAGCTGGAGACCCTTTCGTCCCGTACCCTTGAGCTCTACGCCGTGCAGGTCAGCCGTGCGCAGCACGAGGGCCGCAACCTTGTGGTAGAGCGCCACGATTATCTGATGCGCCTGCTGGGCAAGGGCGGCATTGATGCCTGTAATACCGCCGGTGATGCGACAGGCAGTGCCGCAGATATGGGTAAAAAGCAGGAGCACTAG
- a CDS encoding tetratricopeptide repeat protein, with protein sequence MASQRQWLGDLRAALDLMKQGQPQSCIEALEKLAARYPDDALCRALVLDGMGRANFALQRPEAAIKALEDSVELLRSTLGPTAPMTLGAMQNLAHALLGIGKVEESLAIGRESLHLTVEVCGPDSPQVAEAQLRLSAAYYRKRDFDRAESLMRKAKEIWEKQGFCVPQLGVCLNNLGRICEERGQINEGIALHRQALALRRELLGENDETAFSLGNLGVALASDGQWREAAESLQAAVEMYDRLGLGNGEEAQGYKKNLEVCLQAMADTPSKA encoded by the coding sequence ATGGCATCGCAACGCCAATGGCTGGGTGATTTGCGCGCGGCGCTTGATCTGATGAAGCAGGGCCAGCCGCAAAGCTGTATTGAAGCGCTTGAAAAACTTGCCGCGCGTTACCCTGATGACGCCCTGTGCCGCGCCCTTGTGCTTGACGGCATGGGACGCGCCAACTTTGCGCTGCAACGGCCAGAAGCGGCCATAAAGGCACTGGAAGACAGTGTAGAGCTTTTGCGTTCCACCCTTGGGCCAACAGCGCCCATGACCCTTGGAGCCATGCAGAATCTTGCCCACGCGCTGCTTGGTATTGGCAAGGTAGAAGAAAGTCTGGCCATTGGCCGCGAATCGCTGCACCTGACCGTTGAGGTGTGCGGGCCTGATTCGCCTCAGGTGGCGGAAGCCCAGTTGCGCCTTTCTGCGGCATATTACCGCAAGCGCGATTTTGACCGGGCCGAATCCCTTATGCGCAAGGCCAAGGAAATATGGGAAAAACAGGGCTTCTGCGTCCCCCAACTGGGCGTGTGTCTCAATAATCTTGGGCGCATCTGCGAAGAACGCGGCCAGATCAACGAGGGTATTGCCCTGCACCGTCAGGCGCTGGCCCTGCGGCGCGAACTGCTGGGCGAGAACGACGAAACGGCCTTTTCGCTGGGCAACCTTGGCGTTGCCCTTGCCTCTGACGGCCAGTGGCGCGAGGCTGCTGAATCGTTGCAGGCAGCGGTAGAAATGTATGATCGCCTTGGCCTGGGCAATGGCGAAGAAGCCCAAGGCTACAAAAAGAATCTTGAGGTCTGCCTTCAGGCCATGGCGGATACCCCGTCCAAAGCCTAA
- a CDS encoding DUF4037 domain-containing protein → MQGLKLAREFYQVCRPILRAELTGIMDAAAVGLVGEGSECFGCDDAQSRDHDFGPAFCLWLPREMLLAEQSRIEAAFAKLPGEFQGFESRLAPQRRQGRVGPLPLEDFYAFFTGLNRAPVTWQEWLAIPEYQLAACTNGEIFEDKGGVFTRWRDVLLGCYPRDVLLKKMAARCMVMAQTGQYNLPRSLQRNDPVAAMLASARFAEAALSFVFLCNRRYMPFYKWAGKLAGELPVLGAQVSQVLHALAFAPMQAEQGSQVVAAVEDFCTHAANHLRAVGLSTAPGNWLWEHGPQIMRHVEEPALLRMDMLQG, encoded by the coding sequence ATGCAGGGTCTGAAACTTGCCCGTGAATTTTATCAGGTTTGCCGGCCCATACTGCGGGCAGAACTTACGGGAATCATGGATGCCGCGGCTGTGGGGCTGGTGGGCGAAGGGTCCGAATGCTTTGGCTGCGACGATGCCCAGTCGCGAGATCACGACTTTGGCCCGGCTTTTTGCCTTTGGCTGCCGCGTGAGATGCTGCTGGCGGAACAATCGCGCATAGAGGCCGCTTTTGCCAAACTGCCGGGCGAGTTTCAGGGCTTTGAAAGCAGGCTTGCGCCGCAACGCAGGCAGGGCAGGGTGGGTCCGCTGCCGCTGGAAGATTTTTACGCATTCTTTACGGGGCTCAATCGTGCTCCGGTCACATGGCAGGAATGGCTGGCCATTCCTGAATACCAGCTTGCGGCTTGCACCAACGGCGAGATTTTTGAGGATAAGGGCGGTGTGTTCACCCGCTGGCGCGATGTTCTGCTGGGCTGCTACCCGCGCGATGTGCTGCTCAAAAAAATGGCCGCGCGCTGCATGGTCATGGCGCAGACCGGGCAGTACAACCTGCCCCGCAGTCTGCAGCGCAATGACCCCGTGGCGGCCATGCTGGCTTCGGCGCGGTTTGCCGAGGCGGCGCTTTCCTTTGTCTTTCTGTGCAACCGCCGTTACATGCCTTTTTACAAGTGGGCGGGCAAGCTGGCTGGTGAGCTTCCGGTGCTTGGGGCGCAGGTTTCGCAGGTTCTGCATGCGCTGGCGTTCGCACCCATGCAGGCAGAACAGGGCAGCCAGGTTGTGGCCGCTGTTGAGGATTTTTGCACCCATGCGGCCAACCATCTGCGCGCCGTGGGCTTAAGCACGGCCCCCGGAAACTGGCTTTGGGAACACGGTCCGCAGATCATGCGGCATGTTGAAGAACCGGCACTGCTGCGTATGGATATGCTGCAAGGCTGA
- a CDS encoding sigma 54-interacting transcriptional regulator encodes MYNPHMLAEYVEQLCDTFRDAICVTDREGIVTLVNKRHAELTGIAREKMMGSRIQDMVQNGIFDVVLNPRIVETGQKVSSVQNLYNGRTLLLDGHPVKDSTGKVAYVVTVIRDITALTELREEITAQRELLETFQNLSSEGASGNQYPRVVQSPVMQRLYAEASAIAETDATVLLLGETGVGKDVVARHIHRNSLRADAPFIKVDCGSIPENLIETELFGYVPGSFSGASKHGKAGLVEAASTGTLFLDEIGELPMTMQSRLLRVLQDWEVLRVGATVPKKVDVRVVAATNKELEREVAKGTFRSDLYYRLKVAVLNIPPLRSRRVDILPLAQSFLTFYGKKYRKSVNLSEEAKQVLQNHTWPGNVRELENLVQGLVVTCKHGLVGIRDLAGIRPLPPCESGEGQYALPSIEGRSLKSIMKEVETAVIEKGMQRYGSISELSRHFQMDRSTIFRKVKEIEAIKPG; translated from the coding sequence ATGTACAATCCTCACATGCTAGCAGAATACGTAGAACAACTTTGCGATACCTTTCGCGATGCCATATGCGTGACCGACCGCGAGGGCATTGTCACGCTGGTCAACAAGCGCCACGCCGAGCTCACGGGTATTGCCCGCGAAAAGATGATGGGCAGCCGCATTCAGGACATGGTGCAGAACGGTATTTTTGACGTGGTGCTCAATCCGCGCATTGTGGAAACCGGGCAAAAGGTATCGAGCGTGCAGAACCTGTACAACGGGCGCACGCTGCTGCTCGATGGACATCCCGTAAAGGATTCCACCGGCAAGGTTGCCTACGTTGTAACCGTCATACGCGATATCACGGCTCTGACAGAACTGCGCGAAGAAATCACCGCCCAGCGCGAACTGCTTGAAACTTTTCAGAATCTCAGCAGCGAGGGCGCAAGCGGCAACCAGTACCCCCGTGTGGTGCAAAGCCCTGTGATGCAACGCCTGTACGCCGAGGCTTCAGCCATTGCAGAGACAGACGCCACCGTGTTGCTACTGGGTGAAACCGGCGTGGGCAAGGATGTTGTGGCGCGGCACATCCACCGTAACAGTTTGCGGGCCGACGCGCCCTTTATCAAGGTAGACTGCGGCAGTATCCCTGAAAATCTTATTGAAACCGAGCTGTTTGGCTATGTTCCGGGCAGTTTTTCCGGTGCCAGCAAGCACGGCAAAGCGGGGCTTGTGGAGGCGGCATCTACCGGCACGCTGTTTCTTGATGAAATTGGCGAGCTGCCCATGACCATGCAGTCGCGGCTGTTACGTGTGCTGCAGGACTGGGAGGTGCTGCGCGTGGGCGCTACCGTGCCCAAAAAGGTGGACGTGCGCGTTGTGGCTGCCACCAACAAGGAGCTGGAACGCGAGGTTGCCAAGGGCACCTTCCGTTCGGACCTGTACTATCGCCTCAAGGTGGCTGTGCTCAACATTCCGCCCCTGCGCTCGCGCCGCGTGGATATTCTGCCGCTGGCGCAGAGCTTTTTGACCTTTTATGGCAAAAAATACCGCAAGTCGGTGAATCTTTCAGAAGAAGCCAAGCAGGTTCTGCAAAACCACACCTGGCCCGGCAATGTGCGAGAGCTTGAAAATCTTGTGCAAGGTCTTGTGGTTACCTGTAAACATGGGCTTGTGGGCATACGCGATCTGGCGGGTATTCGCCCCTTGCCACCGTGCGAATCGGGCGAGGGCCAGTACGCGCTGCCTTCCATTGAAGGCCGTTCGCTCAAAAGCATCATGAAAGAAGTGGAAACCGCCGTCATTGAAAAAGGCATGCAGCGCTATGGCTCCATCAGCGAACTTTCACGCCATTTTCAAATGGACCGCAGCACCATCTTTCGCAAGGTCAAGGAAATTGAAGCCATCAAGCCCGGTTAG
- a CDS encoding MFS transporter produces MHSEQMTHEQKKNLRRVVASSIIGAVIEWYDFFLYGVVAGLFFNKLYFPDFDARIGTMLAFATFAVGFVARPLGGVIFGHFGDKLGRKKMLILTLEIMGIATVCIGLIPTYHSIGIWAPILLILCRLAQGIGLGGEWGGAVLMSYESAPADKRAFYASLPQIGMSLGLLLASGIVGFFSVILTDEAFLNWGWRVAFLLSAVLLAVGGYMRSTVQETKDFSEAKQQMPEAKFPLLDAFKRYPKMMLACMGARFIDGVSFNVFGVYSLTYLTQQHGIGRSAALTAVMISSLVMSCFIPFWGHMADKHGKAKIYGVCAVLLGLSSFPAFWVLHNFSGNYLCVVLALALPFGILHAAVFGTMSSVFSESFDASVRYSGISFVYQFTAIFASGMTPMVAAMLTGYADGAPWYLCGYLAGIGVLSALSTLWLSRMARARRNAQEVRTAATQAPQGVMAEATSAEGF; encoded by the coding sequence ATGCATAGCGAACAAATGACTCACGAGCAGAAGAAGAACCTGCGCCGCGTTGTGGCCTCGTCCATTATTGGCGCCGTCATTGAGTGGTATGACTTCTTTCTGTACGGCGTTGTTGCCGGGCTTTTCTTCAACAAGCTGTATTTCCCCGATTTTGACGCGCGCATTGGTACCATGCTCGCTTTTGCCACCTTTGCGGTTGGCTTTGTGGCGCGTCCCTTGGGCGGCGTGATTTTCGGCCACTTCGGCGACAAGCTTGGTCGTAAAAAGATGCTCATCCTGACCCTTGAAATCATGGGCATCGCCACGGTGTGCATTGGTCTTATCCCCACCTATCACAGCATTGGCATCTGGGCGCCTATTCTGCTCATTCTCTGCCGTCTTGCCCAGGGCATCGGCCTTGGCGGCGAGTGGGGCGGCGCTGTGCTTATGTCTTACGAATCTGCCCCTGCCGACAAGCGCGCTTTTTACGCCAGCCTGCCGCAGATCGGCATGTCGCTTGGTCTGCTGCTTGCCTCTGGTATTGTTGGCTTCTTCTCTGTGATTCTTACCGACGAAGCCTTTCTTAACTGGGGCTGGCGCGTGGCCTTCCTGCTTTCTGCCGTACTGCTTGCCGTTGGTGGCTACATGCGTAGCACCGTGCAGGAAACCAAGGACTTTTCTGAAGCCAAACAGCAGATGCCCGAAGCCAAGTTTCCCCTGCTGGACGCTTTCAAGCGCTACCCCAAGATGATGCTGGCCTGCATGGGTGCCCGTTTTATCGACGGCGTTTCTTTCAACGTCTTTGGCGTGTACTCGCTCACCTACCTTACGCAGCAGCACGGCATTGGCCGCTCTGCCGCCCTTACCGCAGTTATGATTTCTTCGCTTGTCATGTCGTGCTTCATTCCTTTCTGGGGTCACATGGCCGACAAGCACGGTAAGGCCAAGATCTACGGCGTGTGCGCTGTGCTGCTTGGTCTCTCCAGCTTCCCGGCCTTCTGGGTGCTGCACAACTTCTCTGGCAACTACCTGTGCGTGGTGCTGGCCCTGGCTCTGCCCTTCGGCATCCTGCACGCCGCAGTTTTCGGCACCATGTCCAGCGTGTTTTCTGAAAGCTTCGACGCTTCCGTGCGCTACTCTGGCATCTCCTTTGTGTATCAGTTCACCGCCATCTTTGCCTCGGGCATGACCCCCATGGTTGCCGCCATGCTCACCGGCTATGCCGATGGCGCTCCGTGGTACCTCTGCGGTTACCTTGCCGGTATCGGCGTGCTCAGCGCTCTCTCCACCCTGTGGCTGAGCCGTATGGCCCGCGCCCGTCGCAATGCCCAGGAAGTCCGCACCGCTGCTACCCAAGCCCCTCAGGGTGTGATGGCTGAAGCCACCAGCGCCGAAGGGTTCTAA
- a CDS encoding amidohydrolase family protein, giving the protein MNIIDFRFRPSTPDAVKGMLSNKVFGGMFELFKYADRAKPEPIEKIVADMEKQGVVKGVVTGRDAETTYGLGSANPGILELMRQYPDKFIGFAGLDPHKGMDATAELTRMIGLGMKGAAIDPYLARIPASHAKYYPIYAKCCELDVPIVITTGPATLVDGAVMDDAHPRHIDRIAADFPKLKIVISHGCYPWVSEVIMTVHRNRNVYIDLAEYEEQPFSEGYIKAANSLIGDKVLFASAAPFMDFQEQIELYKRLPFTPETLENVMYNNAARLLNL; this is encoded by the coding sequence ATGAACATCATTGATTTTCGTTTTCGCCCCAGTACTCCGGACGCCGTTAAGGGAATGCTCTCCAACAAGGTTTTTGGCGGCATGTTTGAACTTTTCAAATACGCTGACCGCGCCAAGCCGGAACCCATTGAAAAGATCGTGGCCGACATGGAAAAGCAGGGCGTGGTCAAGGGTGTTGTGACTGGCCGCGATGCAGAAACCACCTATGGCCTTGGCTCTGCCAACCCCGGCATTCTTGAGCTTATGCGCCAGTACCCCGACAAGTTTATCGGTTTTGCAGGCCTTGACCCGCACAAGGGCATGGACGCGACCGCAGAGCTTACCCGCATGATCGGGCTTGGCATGAAGGGCGCTGCCATTGATCCGTATCTTGCCCGCATACCCGCCAGCCACGCCAAGTATTACCCCATCTACGCCAAATGCTGCGAGCTTGATGTGCCCATCGTCATCACCACCGGCCCGGCCACCCTGGTTGACGGCGCTGTTATGGACGACGCCCACCCCCGGCACATAGACCGCATCGCCGCCGACTTCCCCAAACTCAAGATCGTTATCAGCCACGGCTGTTACCCTTGGGTGAGCGAAGTCATCATGACCGTGCACCGCAACCGCAACGTGTACATCGACCTTGCGGAATATGAAGAACAGCCTTTTTCCGAAGGGTATATCAAGGCTGCCAACAGCCTTATCGGCGACAAGGTGCTCTTTGCCAGTGCCGCGCCCTTTATGGACTTTCAGGAACAGATCGAACTCTACAAGCGCCTGCCCTTCACCCCTGAAACGCTTGAAAACGTTATGTACAACAACGCGGCGCGCCTGCTTAACCTGTAA